In Aquiflexum balticum DSM 16537, a single genomic region encodes these proteins:
- a CDS encoding DUF6797 domain-containing protein, with the protein MNSIRSILYLPFFLLLILACNQGDRSENTESHAIGGFILSESDLPEFEKNLDHKRLIEAWGDRHGESLRTGEHIYNNICFNCHGNHEQEGSLPTAFKFWKDTFKVGSDPFSIYQTLTRGYGSMPPQVNLTPVEKYDLIHYIRETFLLEKNPDQYFNLDSAYLASLPSGGNIGPAPKEFKPWAEMDYGNFLINTYEMAGLTTPPRERSSGPAPLPDENLIDANFAYKGIAVRLDQGRGGVAAGNAWMMFDHDLMRVAGAWTGEGFIDWEAILFNEKHNISPRTIGDLHFENPVVPAWANPNTDSFDDPRFTARDKRKFGPLPRDWAHYKGLYQYGDRVIISYTVGNAKILETFGLETVENQLVFTRTFNIYPSDKSLKMRIAPSGTAVAILGEGAILKDQDGFIVMELVSSQSLKIKLLIAKPGINGLAQYAKSSSPPEDLNSFIKGGPARYSQKLITEIQMGEQEGPFQVDIMNPPFDSPWKNQFRLSGLDFFKNPNKGVICSTDGDVWLVEGFTKNSGKLTWQRIASGLFQPLGIKVVNEEIFVTCRDQLVRLHDFNGDMETDFYESFNNDHQVTDHFHEFAMGLQTDKEGNFYYAKSARHAREALVPQHGTLMKVSKDGSKSEIIAKGFRAANGVCINPDGTFIVTDQEGHWNPMNRINWVKEGGFYGNMFGFNPPTDSTDTGMEQPLVWVERERDQSPSELLWVDSKKWGELNGQLLNFSYGYGKVFVVPFEKIGEQVQGGIFELPIPRFSTGVMRGRFNPGDGQLYLCGLSAWGSTQPQLGGLYRIRVTEKPMNIPKGLQIRKDGIELTFTDKLETNSVEDINNYTIKTWDLLRSRKYGSKHYNEQTLEVTNAVLSKDKKSILLTIPNIKPTWVMEIDFHLKSEKGEKVEGLIQNTIHQLGENPLN; encoded by the coding sequence ATGAATAGCATCAGATCAATCTTGTATTTACCCTTTTTTCTCCTTTTGATTTTAGCTTGTAATCAAGGCGATAGAAGTGAGAATACCGAATCCCATGCTATTGGAGGATTTATTCTGTCAGAATCAGACCTTCCGGAATTTGAAAAAAACCTGGATCATAAAAGATTGATTGAAGCTTGGGGCGACAGACATGGAGAATCCCTCAGGACAGGAGAACATATCTACAACAATATTTGCTTCAATTGTCACGGGAATCATGAACAGGAGGGCTCTCTTCCCACTGCTTTTAAATTCTGGAAAGACACATTTAAAGTAGGCAGTGATCCTTTTTCCATCTACCAAACATTGACTAGAGGTTACGGTTCCATGCCGCCACAGGTCAATTTGACACCCGTGGAAAAATACGATCTCATTCATTATATCCGTGAGACATTTTTATTGGAAAAGAATCCGGATCAATATTTCAATCTGGATTCAGCTTATTTGGCCAGCTTGCCAAGTGGCGGAAATATTGGACCTGCCCCAAAGGAATTCAAGCCTTGGGCAGAAATGGATTATGGTAATTTTTTGATCAATACCTATGAAATGGCAGGTTTGACTACCCCGCCAAGGGAAAGATCTTCCGGACCCGCTCCATTGCCCGATGAAAATCTCATAGATGCCAATTTTGCTTACAAAGGAATTGCAGTCAGATTAGATCAAGGGAGGGGCGGTGTAGCAGCCGGTAATGCATGGATGATGTTTGACCATGACTTAATGCGGGTTGCTGGGGCTTGGACAGGGGAGGGCTTTATTGATTGGGAGGCAATTTTGTTCAATGAAAAACACAATATCTCCCCTAGGACAATAGGTGATCTCCATTTTGAAAATCCAGTAGTTCCAGCTTGGGCCAACCCAAATACAGACAGTTTTGATGATCCGAGGTTTACAGCCAGAGACAAAAGGAAATTTGGGCCATTGCCCAGAGATTGGGCACATTACAAGGGGCTTTATCAATATGGCGATCGAGTGATTATTTCCTACACAGTGGGCAATGCGAAAATACTGGAAACATTTGGGCTGGAAACAGTAGAAAATCAACTGGTGTTCACACGGACTTTCAACATTTACCCTTCTGATAAATCCTTGAAAATGAGAATTGCCCCTTCAGGAACAGCGGTTGCTATATTGGGAGAAGGAGCCATTTTAAAAGATCAGGATGGGTTTATCGTCATGGAACTTGTTTCCTCTCAATCTTTAAAAATCAAATTACTGATCGCTAAACCGGGGATCAATGGGTTAGCACAATATGCCAAATCATCCAGCCCACCAGAAGATTTGAACTCATTCATCAAAGGAGGTCCTGCAAGATATTCTCAAAAATTAATCACCGAAATCCAAATGGGGGAGCAAGAAGGTCCTTTTCAGGTGGATATCATGAATCCGCCTTTTGACAGTCCATGGAAGAATCAGTTCAGATTGAGTGGTCTTGACTTTTTCAAGAACCCCAACAAGGGAGTAATCTGTTCTACAGATGGAGACGTTTGGTTGGTCGAAGGGTTTACAAAAAATTCAGGAAAACTCACCTGGCAGCGGATTGCTTCCGGTTTGTTTCAACCTTTGGGAATCAAAGTTGTCAATGAAGAAATATTTGTCACTTGTAGAGATCAGCTCGTCCGTTTGCATGATTTCAATGGAGACATGGAAACTGATTTTTATGAAAGCTTCAACAATGACCATCAGGTTACCGATCACTTTCATGAATTTGCCATGGGCCTTCAAACTGATAAAGAGGGCAATTTCTATTACGCCAAGAGTGCAAGGCATGCCAGAGAGGCATTGGTGCCACAACACGGAACCTTAATGAAGGTCAGCAAAGACGGCTCGAAGTCTGAAATTATTGCCAAGGGATTCAGGGCAGCCAATGGAGTCTGTATCAATCCCGATGGCACTTTTATAGTGACAGACCAAGAGGGACATTGGAATCCCATGAACCGCATCAATTGGGTCAAGGAAGGCGGATTCTATGGTAATATGTTCGGTTTTAACCCACCTACTGACAGTACTGACACAGGCATGGAGCAGCCTTTGGTATGGGTGGAAAGGGAAAGAGATCAATCTCCTTCCGAACTCTTGTGGGTGGACAGTAAAAAGTGGGGAGAATTGAACGGGCAGCTTTTGAATTTTTCCTACGGTTACGGAAAAGTATTTGTAGTGCCATTTGAAAAAATAGGAGAACAAGTACAGGGCGGGATATTTGAACTTCCTATTCCGAGATTTTCGACTGGAGTAATGCGCGGACGTTTCAATCCAGGAGATGGGCAGTTGTATTTGTGTGGCTTATCTGCTTGGGGATCTACACAACCGCAATTGGGAGGTCTTTATAGGATCAGGGTTACTGAAAAACCCATGAATATCCCAAAAGGCTTGCAGATCAGAAAAGACGGTATAGAATTGACTTTTACTGATAAATTGGAAACAAACAGTGTGGAGGATATCAATAACTATACTATCAAAACCTGGGATTTATTGAGGTCCAGAAAGTACGGATCAAAACACTATAATGAACAAACACTGGAAGTAACAAATGCAGTCTTAAGCAAAGACAAAAAATCAATCTTGCTAACGATCCCGAATATTAAACCTACTTGGGTAATGGAGATTGATTTCCATCTAAAGAGTGAGAAAGGGGAAAAGGTAGAGGGACTGATTCAGAATACC